A window of the Teredinibacter franksiae genome harbors these coding sequences:
- the tnpA gene encoding IS66 family insertion sequence element accessory protein TnpA, with amino-acid sequence MSKRRTYNWPQLFAEFERSGLSQVEFCKQHDLNPKYFNLKLSKLKAQEDSAFAHVVVQPELYSRQGLVLEVGNCKVHCPPAMSIPSFVSLIKSLA; translated from the coding sequence ATGTCCAAGCGCCGCACCTACAACTGGCCCCAACTTTTCGCAGAATTCGAGCGGTCAGGCCTATCGCAAGTCGAATTTTGCAAGCAACACGACCTCAATCCAAAATATTTCAACTTAAAGCTTTCCAAGCTCAAAGCGCAGGAAGACAGTGCGTTCGCGCATGTGGTTGTACAGCCTGAACTTTACTCGCGGCAGGGGCTTGTCCTCGAAGTGGGCAACTGTAAAGTTCATTGCCCACCAGCCATGTCTATTCCTTCCTTTGTATCATTGATTAAGTCCCTCGCATGA
- a CDS encoding sulfatase-like hydrolase/transferase: MLMSRLVGCGWIGAYIRSVLTSRGFKHQNSVQASRNSLHSKLKEHGYQINFLLTSDHAFGGLKKIYHPSDFYMDGIGFKAHPLNDDRGIISAVENWPEYNGSPNYFHFHLFSAHEAGISYGRYLGEPVMGIKPGFLVDNSVAPRYSTIKPMANQKLIDAQDNRIFQADLIVSRIFSLLEQKGYMENAVIVITGDHGQGLNEHGYFGHISGLYNESLHIPLILVDTSGDSLGIRETTFGVQLDIAPTVLNILDVPIPNSWEGKALQQEKRAIQITQHVIPNRSSSFAKIYFDPSSGALYKYIFLSTVGGLKEERLLFDLINDPKEQNNLLGLDEFSEVYLDFS; this comes from the coding sequence ATGTTAATGTCGCGCCTTGTAGGGTGTGGTTGGATTGGCGCTTACATTAGATCGGTCTTAACCTCCAGGGGATTTAAGCATCAAAATTCAGTTCAGGCATCGCGCAATAGTTTGCATAGCAAGCTGAAGGAACATGGCTATCAAATTAACTTCCTGCTTACTTCGGATCATGCGTTTGGAGGGCTAAAAAAGATATACCACCCCTCAGATTTCTACATGGATGGTATCGGGTTTAAGGCTCACCCGCTCAATGATGACAGGGGTATTATTTCAGCAGTTGAAAACTGGCCGGAATATAATGGATCACCAAATTATTTTCATTTCCATCTGTTTTCAGCTCATGAGGCGGGCATTAGTTATGGTAGATATTTGGGCGAGCCTGTAATGGGGATTAAGCCTGGTTTTTTAGTTGATAATTCTGTGGCGCCGCGATATTCGACAATAAAACCTATGGCGAATCAAAAATTAATTGACGCGCAAGATAATAGAATATTTCAAGCAGATCTCATCGTTTCTAGAATATTCAGTTTGCTCGAACAGAAAGGGTATATGGAAAATGCCGTAATAGTAATAACGGGTGACCATGGTCAGGGACTAAATGAGCATGGTTATTTCGGGCATATTAGCGGGCTATATAATGAAAGCTTACATATTCCGTTAATTTTGGTGGATACTTCTGGTGATTCTTTAGGCATTAGAGAAACTACATTTGGGGTCCAGCTTGATATAGCGCCTACGGTACTCAATATTTTAGATGTGCCCATCCCTAACTCATGGGAAGGGAAGGCGTTGCAGCAGGAAAAGCGCGCCATTCAAATTACACAGCATGTTATACCTAACAGATCCAGTTCATTTGCGAAAATATATTTCGATCCAAGCAGTGGAGCTTTGTACAAGTACATTTTTCTATCTACAGTTGGAGGGCTAAAAGAAGAACGTCTACTTTTTGACTTAATCAACGACCCTAAGGAGCAGAATAATTTACTTGGCCTTGATGAATTTAGTGAAGTTTACCTTGATTTTAGTTAA
- a CDS encoding IS1182 family transposase produces the protein MNTDKNTDGFLSRYKYSNVGRKAYPPELLLRVIFSAYYRGITSSRVIAKLCTTDLTFMALAVGTTPHFTTIANFVSGNCEAIKELFHKILLICDESGLIGKEHFAIDGCKLPTDASKQWSGTHPELEKKSTKMRARAERIVDKHLESDSTKNNQSGHYKKDMQTVETLLKTADKIDGFLAENEPRIGHSKSKKEVQSNITDNESCKMTTSKGTIQGMACVTAADEKHQIIIEARAFGVGQEQITLKPMVESIKDKFEEDVFSAGCVLTADTGYCSEDNLQFLHDENIKSVIPDNQFRMRDPVYSDSETFKAHKKKRQKTRTDNKKTRDVFPGSEFVIDFVKKEAVCPNGKEMIYLGDDFETKSGPHIRFRGYLKDCRECPLQEQCMQKEVKSQGRQISVLIESKRRVTQLDKMKKIIDSDDGKKMYSKRMYTIEPVFGNICSNKGLDKLSLRGESKVTAQWQLYCMVHNAEKLWRYAS, from the coding sequence TTGAATACAGACAAAAATACTGATGGTTTCCTCAGTCGATATAAATATAGTAATGTTGGCCGCAAGGCCTACCCTCCTGAGCTTCTCCTTCGCGTTATCTTTAGTGCCTATTATCGAGGAATCACCTCCAGCCGAGTGATTGCTAAGCTATGCACAACTGATTTGACGTTCATGGCCCTGGCTGTTGGTACCACGCCACACTTTACAACTATTGCAAATTTCGTCTCGGGTAATTGTGAGGCAATTAAGGAGTTGTTTCACAAAATTCTACTCATTTGCGATGAGAGTGGTTTAATTGGTAAGGAGCATTTTGCTATTGACGGATGCAAGCTTCCTACCGATGCTTCCAAGCAATGGAGTGGAACCCATCCTGAGCTGGAAAAGAAGTCTACTAAGATGCGTGCTAGAGCCGAAAGAATCGTGGATAAGCACCTGGAATCGGACTCTACAAAGAATAATCAAAGCGGCCATTATAAAAAGGATATGCAAACGGTAGAAACCTTGCTAAAGACAGCCGATAAAATTGATGGTTTTCTGGCTGAGAATGAACCTCGTATAGGGCATTCAAAAAGTAAGAAAGAGGTACAGAGTAACATCACGGATAATGAGTCGTGTAAAATGACCACTAGTAAAGGCACAATTCAAGGAATGGCTTGTGTGACTGCTGCGGACGAGAAGCATCAGATTATTATTGAAGCAAGAGCCTTTGGTGTCGGTCAAGAACAGATTACGTTGAAACCGATGGTCGAGAGTATTAAAGACAAATTTGAAGAAGATGTATTTTCCGCTGGATGTGTATTAACAGCTGATACAGGATACTGTAGTGAAGATAACCTACAGTTTTTACACGATGAGAATATTAAATCTGTCATACCAGACAATCAATTTAGAATGAGAGACCCGGTTTACTCCGACTCAGAAACGTTTAAAGCGCACAAGAAAAAACGGCAGAAAACCAGAACAGATAACAAAAAAACAAGAGACGTCTTTCCGGGTAGCGAGTTTGTAATTGATTTTGTTAAGAAGGAAGCTGTGTGTCCTAATGGTAAAGAGATGATCTATTTGGGTGATGATTTCGAAACTAAAAGTGGACCCCACATTCGATTCCGAGGTTATTTGAAAGACTGCCGAGAATGCCCATTGCAAGAGCAATGTATGCAGAAAGAAGTCAAAAGTCAGGGGCGACAAATATCAGTTTTAATCGAATCGAAAAGAAGAGTGACACAGTTAGATAAAATGAAAAAGATCATCGATAGTGATGATGGTAAAAAAATGTATAGCAAGCGAATGTATACAATCGAACCGGTCTTTGGAAATATTTGTAGCAACAAAGGTTTAGACAAATTGAGCTTGCGAGGGGAAAGCAAGGTGACGGCGCAATGGCAGTTGTATTGTATGGTACATAATGCCGAGAAGTTGTGGAGGTATGCCTCATAG
- the tnpC gene encoding IS66 family transposase, with protein sequence MKYAAALQKENDLLREKIAARDTQIAVLNEQLKHLLSKRFGSSSEKISADQLGLFNEAEACVVEVEAAESDSTTVKSYTRKRKPRVTIPDNLPREDIIHDITETEKVCPHDGSTLNIIGSEDHEQLEIIPAKIKVVRHKRLKYACPCCDNHIVTAGKPKQPIEKSIASPSLLAYIAVQKYADALPLYRQSEIFKRIGIELDRTNMANWMVKCGELTQPLINLLIDYLHKPPYIHMDETTLQVLEEPGKTAQSKSYMWVMTSTGPQSVCVFHYADNRGQRVPIELLSAENTAIMVDGYEWYQKACDEYGITRLGCWAHARRKFKEAQNLQKKGKTGKADQALAYIHKLYAIEKKIKDEPPDKRYQVRQEQAKPILDKIKEWLDKSLQSVAPKTKLGIALVYLNNQWDRLIAYLEDGCYPIDNNAAERAIRPFAIGRKNWMFSKSQAGAKASANLYSLIETAKANDLNTYDYLQHIFEELPNAQNVEQIEGLLPWNVQLG encoded by the coding sequence ATGAAATATGCGGCGGCTTTACAGAAAGAAAATGATTTATTGCGCGAAAAGATTGCCGCGCGCGATACGCAAATCGCCGTATTAAACGAACAGCTTAAACACCTGCTGAGCAAACGCTTTGGATCTTCTAGTGAAAAAATATCGGCTGATCAGCTAGGCTTATTTAACGAAGCCGAAGCATGTGTAGTTGAAGTTGAGGCCGCCGAAAGCGATAGCACCACTGTAAAAAGTTATACTCGCAAGCGTAAGCCTCGCGTTACTATACCCGACAACCTTCCCCGTGAAGACATCATTCACGACATCACCGAAACGGAAAAAGTCTGCCCTCACGATGGCAGCACTCTTAATATCATTGGCAGCGAAGACCATGAACAACTGGAAATCATCCCCGCTAAAATCAAAGTGGTTCGCCACAAGCGACTAAAATATGCCTGTCCCTGCTGTGACAATCACATTGTAACGGCAGGCAAGCCCAAACAGCCTATCGAAAAAAGTATCGCCAGCCCCAGTCTACTCGCTTACATCGCGGTGCAAAAATATGCGGATGCTTTACCTTTATACCGTCAAAGCGAGATATTCAAACGAATCGGCATAGAGCTGGACAGAACTAATATGGCGAACTGGATGGTGAAGTGTGGTGAGCTGACACAGCCCCTTATCAACCTGTTAATTGATTACCTCCACAAGCCACCGTACATCCACATGGATGAAACCACACTACAGGTATTGGAAGAGCCGGGAAAGACCGCACAAAGCAAAAGCTACATGTGGGTAATGACCAGCACAGGTCCACAGTCGGTTTGCGTATTCCACTATGCGGATAACCGAGGGCAACGGGTACCCATCGAGCTACTTAGCGCCGAAAATACCGCCATTATGGTCGACGGCTACGAGTGGTACCAAAAAGCCTGTGATGAGTACGGTATTACCCGCTTAGGTTGCTGGGCTCATGCCAGAAGAAAGTTCAAAGAGGCTCAAAATTTACAGAAAAAGGGTAAAACAGGCAAAGCTGATCAAGCCTTAGCCTATATCCACAAGCTGTACGCGATTGAAAAGAAAATAAAGGACGAACCACCGGATAAACGCTACCAAGTTCGCCAAGAGCAGGCAAAACCCATCCTCGACAAAATCAAAGAATGGTTGGATAAAAGCTTACAGTCGGTGGCACCGAAAACAAAACTCGGTATAGCATTGGTGTACCTGAACAACCAGTGGGATCGATTAATCGCCTACCTGGAAGATGGGTGCTATCCCATCGATAATAATGCTGCCGAACGTGCAATACGCCCCTTTGCTATTGGTCGCAAAAACTGGATGTTCAGTAAGAGTCAGGCGGGCGCTAAAGCTAGCGCAAATCTTTACAGTCTGATAGAAACAGCCAAGGCTAACGACCTGAATACGTACGACTATTTGCAACATATTTTTGAAGAACTACCCAATGCGCAAAATGTTGAGCAGATTGAGGGATTGTTGCCTTGGAATGTCCAGCTTGGTTAG
- a CDS encoding GFA family protein — MVKGSCICNGIVFQFEGDNFDVIQCHCSNCRKITGSTADAMIVVPKETFNWVHETESITTYKSENGLARSFCSNCGGSLPNQDGDVYWVPVGTINTEYSASVKAHIYVGSKLHWEEIGGDAPQYDKDIV; from the coding sequence GTGGTAAAGGGAAGTTGTATATGTAATGGAATTGTCTTTCAGTTTGAGGGCGACAACTTTGATGTCATTCAATGTCACTGCTCAAACTGTCGAAAAATAACAGGTAGCACTGCAGATGCAATGATTGTAGTGCCTAAAGAAACATTTAACTGGGTGCATGAAACCGAATCAATTACTACCTATAAATCAGAGAATGGTCTCGCGAGGTCGTTTTGTAGTAATTGTGGCGGCTCGCTACCTAACCAAGACGGTGATGTTTACTGGGTTCCCGTTGGAACGATAAATACAGAATATAGTGCGTCAGTTAAGGCGCATATTTATGTGGGTTCCAAATTGCATTGGGAAGAAATTGGTGGTGACGCCCCTCAGTATGACAAAGATATTGTATAA
- a CDS encoding SPFH domain-containing protein — MEVFQSLITSPFFWIAIVAIYTLKKGIYFVPQNRGYVIYTLGRYDKTLRAGLNFIIPFVQTVAADRNLKEQSLDISAQAAITKDNITLLLDGILFMKVTDAAAATNNITDYKVSVVQLAMTTMRNAIGEMELDECFQSRDAINAKILSAMTEATAPWGVQVTRYEIKDITPPQSIREDMEKQMTAEREKRSVILTAEGVKTAAITRAEGEKQARVLDAEAAKAEEVLAAEASKASQVLTAAGKAEAIMLVAKADAEALNVVGEAANSEQGRAAVTLTLAQDAIKAHQAIAAEGTVVLTDGKTGDNISSTVAQAIAVSSSLKLTEG, encoded by the coding sequence ATGGAAGTTTTTCAGTCATTAATTACAAGCCCGTTTTTCTGGATCGCGATAGTTGCGATTTATACTCTGAAGAAAGGTATCTATTTTGTGCCTCAAAACCGAGGTTATGTCATTTATACTTTGGGGCGATATGATAAAACCCTTCGTGCCGGACTAAATTTTATTATTCCTTTTGTTCAAACGGTTGCGGCAGATCGCAATTTAAAAGAGCAGTCTCTCGATATTAGCGCTCAAGCCGCTATCACCAAAGATAATATAACATTGCTACTAGACGGCATTTTATTTATGAAGGTAACGGATGCCGCTGCCGCAACTAATAACATTACCGATTACAAGGTGTCGGTGGTGCAACTGGCTATGACTACTATGAGAAATGCCATTGGCGAGATGGAGCTGGATGAGTGTTTTCAAAGCCGCGATGCTATTAATGCGAAGATATTAAGCGCTATGACTGAAGCCACTGCACCCTGGGGTGTTCAGGTTACGCGTTATGAAATAAAGGATATTACGCCGCCGCAGTCTATTCGCGAAGATATGGAAAAACAAATGACGGCAGAGCGTGAAAAACGTTCTGTTATTTTGACGGCCGAAGGTGTAAAAACCGCCGCGATTACCCGTGCAGAAGGTGAAAAACAAGCCCGTGTACTCGATGCAGAGGCTGCTAAAGCGGAGGAAGTGCTGGCGGCGGAGGCATCCAAAGCATCTCAGGTGTTAACGGCGGCGGGTAAAGCAGAGGCGATAATGCTGGTGGCAAAAGCTGATGCCGAGGCGTTAAATGTTGTTGGTGAAGCGGCAAATTCTGAGCAGGGTAGAGCTGCAGTTACGTTAACACTGGCTCAAGATGCTATTAAGGCGCACCAAGCGATTGCCGCTGAAGGTACTGTGGTATTAACCGATGGCAAGACTGGCGATAACATTTCAAGCACA
- a CDS encoding Imm52 family immunity protein: protein MSINTVGVYWGDRRETTEACAERMLKFITVSSSCFPFLSNWRSKASSSEKCDLLDVGNVSGVIQLFRDGVQCKDIGGGSIPELGCSVGVVADSTFMPSVSVGVRCGVHSSNKNIGNCVVVKFPTNLGIENLEYFESLLSLMVELWEPDWGAIFSTKNKAFKMRTHGGPFLDLATWVSSDFKFETVLGGGEEHQGWCMGTLYIAACARRH, encoded by the coding sequence ATGAGCATCAATACAGTTGGAGTTTACTGGGGAGATAGGCGAGAAACTACCGAGGCTTGTGCTGAGCGCATGTTGAAGTTTATCACCGTGTCTTCTAGCTGCTTTCCATTTTTGTCAAATTGGCGCAGCAAAGCATCGTCCAGTGAAAAATGTGATTTACTTGACGTGGGGAACGTTTCAGGCGTGATCCAACTCTTTCGAGATGGGGTCCAATGTAAAGATATTGGCGGAGGGAGTATCCCAGAGTTAGGATGTAGTGTGGGAGTGGTGGCCGATTCAACGTTTATGCCTAGCGTTAGCGTTGGCGTTCGCTGCGGCGTGCATTCTAGCAATAAAAATATTGGGAATTGTGTTGTGGTAAAATTTCCGACTAATCTTGGGATAGAAAACCTAGAGTATTTTGAAAGCTTACTTAGTTTAATGGTTGAGCTGTGGGAGCCAGATTGGGGAGCGATTTTCAGTACCAAGAATAAGGCGTTTAAAATGCGAACCCACGGGGGACCATTTTTAGATTTAGCAACTTGGGTTAGTAGTGATTTTAAGTTCGAAACCGTGCTTGGTGGGGGGGAGGAGCATCAGGGCTGGTGTATGGGGACGTTGTACATTGCGGCCTGCGCGCGGCGGCATTAG
- a CDS encoding DUF6326 family protein, with the protein MKQFSEFDINIKIKLSALWGSVMSCYIYCDYFQLYVPGKLEDMINLVTKFGAGDQNVLLGLSSILLVTSLMICLSVLLPATINRIINIVVGLIMTLFLGFLAYKVGWYFYKMYAIVEAILTFYIAWLAWNWPKESNA; encoded by the coding sequence GTGAAACAATTTTCAGAGTTCGATATAAATATAAAAATCAAGCTTAGCGCGCTTTGGGGCTCTGTAATGTCCTGCTATATTTATTGTGACTATTTCCAGCTATATGTACCCGGCAAGTTAGAAGATATGATTAATTTAGTCACCAAATTTGGTGCAGGTGATCAAAATGTTTTACTTGGGTTGTCGTCGATACTGTTGGTAACTAGCTTAATGATTTGTTTATCCGTACTTTTACCAGCTACTATCAACAGGATTATAAATATCGTTGTTGGCCTAATAATGACGCTGTTTCTAGGTTTTCTAGCTTATAAAGTCGGATGGTATTTTTACAAAATGTATGCAATTGTAGAAGCTATTCTAACTTTTTATATTGCGTGGCTAGCATGGAATTGGCCCAAAGAATCAAATGCATAA
- a CDS encoding transposase, whose translation MCGDDHSTGENYDHRKQWIVSRLRFLSYVYAVDVCAYAVMSNHYHVVLHADKARAQAWSNKEVAERWMQLYSGHMLVDHWLENPEAIDAATQAAVDEIIEKWRKRLYDISWFMRGVNETIARMANEEENCKGRFWEGRFKSQALLDEAALLSCMAYVDLNPIRAAMETDLMESDFTSIQQRLFDYVKYKNTKSKSEQQLNARVQKQRELKAEMGLDALPEAPLMPFDGSSHTDTRHALPFTREDYFDLVDTTGRILRDDKRGAIASELPAIVSRLGINPNKWIDHVQNFGRRYGSSAGSVARMADYAQVFERNCGKGVACSQALYLNTG comes from the coding sequence TTGTGTGGTGACGATCATTCGACGGGTGAGAATTACGATCACCGCAAGCAGTGGATCGTATCGCGCTTGCGGTTTTTGTCGTATGTGTATGCGGTAGATGTGTGTGCTTATGCGGTGATGAGCAACCACTACCATGTTGTGCTGCATGCGGATAAGGCTAGGGCGCAGGCATGGAGTAATAAAGAAGTGGCCGAGCGCTGGATGCAGTTGTATAGCGGCCATATGCTGGTTGATCACTGGCTGGAGAACCCGGAGGCTATTGATGCGGCTACGCAAGCCGCAGTGGATGAGATTATCGAAAAGTGGCGTAAACGCTTATACGATATCAGCTGGTTTATGCGCGGTGTTAATGAAACCATAGCCCGTATGGCCAACGAGGAAGAAAACTGTAAAGGCCGGTTTTGGGAAGGGCGTTTTAAAAGTCAGGCCCTATTGGATGAAGCCGCACTACTGAGCTGTATGGCCTATGTCGATCTCAACCCTATTCGGGCGGCGATGGAAACGGATCTCATGGAAAGTGATTTCACCTCCATTCAACAGCGCTTATTCGATTACGTAAAATACAAAAATACCAAATCCAAAAGCGAGCAGCAGTTAAATGCTCGTGTTCAAAAGCAGCGTGAATTAAAAGCGGAAATGGGTTTGGATGCTTTACCCGAAGCCCCGTTAATGCCCTTTGACGGCTCCTCCCATACCGATACTCGCCATGCCTTACCCTTTACCCGTGAAGATTATTTTGATTTGGTGGATACCACCGGGCGTATTCTGCGAGACGATAAACGCGGAGCCATCGCCAGCGAACTTCCGGCCATAGTGTCGCGGTTGGGTATTAATCCAAATAAGTGGATCGACCACGTTCAAAACTTTGGCCGCCGTTACGGTTCCAGTGCCGGTTCAGTGGCGCGCATGGCCGATTATGCGCAGGTGTTTGAGCGTAATTGCGGCAAGGGTGTGGCGTGTTCGCAGGCGCTCTATCTAAATACGGGCTAG
- the tnpB gene encoding IS66 family insertion sequence element accessory protein TnpB (TnpB, as the term is used for proteins encoded by IS66 family insertion elements, is considered an accessory protein, since TnpC, encoded by a neighboring gene, is a DDE family transposase.): MIQWSNAIPIYLHRDPVDFRKAINGLAVIVSEEMELDVYSQALFVFCNRNRSQLKVLYWDSTGFALWQKRLEKDKFKWPSKDPLATASITYEQWDWLLRGFDFAKFRPHKQLKFTEVA, encoded by the coding sequence ATGATCCAGTGGTCCAATGCGATTCCCATATACCTGCACCGCGACCCAGTAGACTTTCGCAAAGCGATCAATGGCCTAGCGGTTATCGTGAGTGAGGAGATGGAGTTGGATGTATACAGCCAGGCGTTGTTCGTGTTTTGCAATAGAAACCGCAGTCAGCTCAAAGTGCTCTATTGGGACAGTACGGGTTTTGCCCTGTGGCAGAAACGCCTAGAGAAGGACAAATTTAAGTGGCCGAGTAAAGACCCGCTTGCAACCGCATCAATTACCTACGAGCAATGGGATTGGTTATTGCGGGGTTTTGACTTTGCTAAATTTAGACCACATAAGCAGTTAAAATTCACCGAGGTGGCCTAA